The Neomonachus schauinslandi chromosome 4, ASM220157v2, whole genome shotgun sequence genome includes a region encoding these proteins:
- the RER1 gene encoding protein RER1 has protein sequence MSEGDSVGDSVHGKPSVVYRFFTRLGQIYQSWLDKSTPYTTVRWVVTLGLSFVYMIRVYLLQGWYIVTYALGIYHLNLFIAFLSPKVDPSLMEDSDDGPSLPTKQNEEFRPFIRRLPEFKFWHAATKGILVAMACTFFEAFNVPVFWPILVMYFIMLFCITMKRQIKHMIKYRYIPFTHGKRTYKGKEDAGKTFAS, from the exons ATGTCCGAAGGTGACAGTGTTGGAGATTCTGTCCATGGGAAACCTTCTGTGGTGTACAGATTTTTCACAAGACTTGGACAG ATCTATCAGTCCTGGCTAGACAAGTCCACGCCTTACACAACCGTGCGATGGGTGGTGACACTGGGCCTGAGCTTCGTCTATATGATTCGAGTTTACCTCCTGCAG GGCTGGTACATCGTGACCTACGCCTTGGGGATCTACCACCTCAATCTTTTCATAGCCTTTCTCTCGCCCAAAGTGGACCCTTCCTTGATGGAGGACTCAG ATGATGGCCCCTCATTACCAACCAAACAGAACGAGGAGTTCCGGCCCTTTATTCGAAGGCTTCCAGAGTTTAAATTTTG GCATGCGGCGACCAAGGGTATCCTCGTGGCCATGGCCTGCACCTTCTTTGAGGCTTTCAATGTCCCAGTGTTCTGGCCCATCCTGGTGATGTACTTCATCATGCTTTTCTGTATCACCATGAAGAGGCAAATAAAG CACATGATAAAGTACCGGTACATCCCGTTCACGCACGGCAAGAGGACGTACAAGGGGAAGGAGGACGCAGGCAAGACGTTTGCGAGCTAG